ATTGGAAAAAGCCCCACTGTCTGCAATGGCAGCAGGAATTAAATTACCATCCCAAGATCCTAACAAAAAAAAGAGTAATCAAACCTCAatttataaaacaaaaaccaaacactgCCATTGGCAGTAATAGTTGGGAGTATTCTTGAACACATGGATTTAATCACTTAGTCAGTTCGGAGGTATAATATTTTACCTCCtcagtcacacacacaaacagcacaAAATCAAGCTGTTTTTACATTTAGTCAAGTAGAAGTAATAGCTTAAGAACAGACAAAAACCTTTCTCCATAATAATTATTTAACATCTTCTAGTTCTATGCATTTCGAACAGTGATGTTTAAAAACCCAATGGACATGCCCCAGATGCATTTTTATTAAGTCCTGTGTTTTACTATGTATCATACTCCATCTCTGGTCCAAATTTTCAAACACATtccttgccaaaaaaaaaaaaaagcaacccccaaaccccaaagtCAGAATGAACTAGAACTTTACTGCTAACCTAAGTATATGATCCCAAGCACACTTATTTCCAGTGAAGTCAAAGGAACTTTAATACACTAGTGTTCTTAGGACCCAATTATACCTTAATATTAGTCTGAACTGTTTTTGTTAAGCTGCAAATTTCCAAAGAGCTCTAACCTTAGCATTTCTGCCTGAACACAAAGTAACAGTTTGCATTTGTTCTTACAAGGACATTATTACTGTGCAATAACTAATAATTAATTATATAGGAACACCCCACCCTAGTTACCTGTAGCCATCAGGGACAGACGTGTGAACCAATCTTGAGTGAGTTTCTGTCTCCAGCAGGCTGAATCTGATACATAAAACAAGTCAATGCTCATGAAAAGTCCTATTTTTTGAAAACTATCAATAGGACTAACAACAAATAGAAATTGAAAAATGCATAATCATAAAAACTGAACAAGGAACCACTACCTTGCTCCTGAATCCTGGTGCACTAGTTTACCTTTGCATAGGAAAGCTCTTTCCCTCTCAGGTGTACACTTGTCTTGATCACCATGCCTGCTGAAAAATCCAGCCCAGCCCACAAAGAGCATGTCTCTGGTATAAAAGATACTATTCGTGCATATACATATGCTGAACTAAACACTTAAGAACTTTAACCATTTTTCAAATGGTGGCCTCATCCTCTGAACGGCTTCTTCTCTACAGCTACCAATCAATGAGTCCACTTGTATCAACACCCAGTAAGAGGCATACAGACATAGAAGTCTCCCAATACTGAGACTCCTCAACTGTGGTTTCATATGAGTGTAGGTATAGTATTTCTTCTTCAGGAAGTTTCAGGTCTCTTTCCTGGCCTGGTGTGAAGTTCTGCTTTGTACCTTTGAAGCTATGAAACAGAATATTTAGCCACAATACAAGATGGAGGTATAGAACACTCAGTTTAACAAAAAAGTTTCCTTTGCTAAAAgacaataagggtattcacatgaccaggaggttGGGAGGTGAGGGGCAAGCAGCACTaaatttaccaccaccaccccggcaatTCCTCTAAGCTGAGaggatgtgtcctggcctccacatatcccacaatgcactgcatgaaccaaggggtgcattgggggatacatTCACGAAACAGGCGCtttaggtgcctgtctctgtgtgcactctGGCTGCATGCAGaccgagcacacacacaatcctagGGCCAGGGTGAAGGGcacgctcatgcccttaaccttggctaaaggccgggCTTAAAAGTGGGATTAGGTGGgcaggcagtgccgggatcagcATGGATCCTGGCACTATACACAAGCAGCTTAACCCaaactgggctgccctagcctgaattaggctgctcctgagaacagccttagtaAGTTACCAAGAAGGTCAGCACTGACAAAGGCGGAGAAGAGGGAAGTTCCATGCTAAGAGGATGGGAGACGAAATACttttcagcacacacacatattcaaAGCCTTCTACGTAATAGGAACTTTGACATCTTGGACTTGGGTTCCAATCCCTTCTCAGTCAGAAAGCTTACTGGGCAACCTTGGGCCAGTTTTAGtgtctcagcttaacctaccccacagggtttgtttttgttttttaatgtgtgttctagcctccacatatcccacagcATATGTACAGCACCTTGGATAAAGGTCAGATGCAATAGATAAAAAAGGTTTGTTCAGATTTGGGGATGCAATTAAcagggggtttttttttgttcaaCCAAATATCAGAGGTGGCAGTACTACTTCTGATGGCCAAGTGTAGAACAGCCACGTTATACATTTAACTATCAAGTAGAAATGTTTCACCACTTCTAGCTAACAAGGGTAAAAAAAGCCTAATCTCAGGAAGATTATGCTGAATACTTTCCCCCAACATGCTAGTTTTGCAGGTGCATTCAAATATATGCAACCCTTCACCTCCAGTACGAAGTGGTTCAGTTTGCAAAAACCTCTACTACTTGATTCTATTGAGTTATAAACTGGCTCCCTAATTGGCTAATCCTGAAGCTTGATGAGGCAACCCAGAAGTTCTTAAGATGAGACATTACCAGCTACTGTGACAGGTCACAAGCTGTGATGTTAAGGCAACATTGTTGGCAGATAAGATTGTGGTAGTGGCATGTAAAGGTTTAAGTGATGTTAAGCAAGCAATACTTCAGTCTTGCAGTATCTATAGCAACTCTTACATATCGTTCTTGACAGAAACTAAAATTAAGCTTGCGCATCAATTAAGAGTCATGGTTTAATAATGCATAACTCTGTGATAGAATCCAAGCTGCCTCTCAACTGCTATGAATAACTCAAAATATGTTTTCAATGGCTACAGTCCAAAGAATGTATTTGCAATGACCTACCATTTGATTAGCAGTAACAGACATGAACCACAATACTCAAGTCATCAGTGCAGAAAATGGCATTTTCCAAGGATAGCAGACTTTCTGCATCGCTGGAAAAAGAACTAACATTATGAACCCTTCCCTCAGCAGTCTTCTTGGAGGCAAGGCTGTTTGGCGGAACTCCCAAACACTGACCTTGCCATCTCAGTGCGATCCAAGATCTGAAGCACATTGTGCTTTAATTCTGATTTTGCTAGAGGAAGTGATGCACGCATGGCTGTGTCACATAGTTCTCTCTCACATTTGTGTCTTGCCCTTCTTGCAAAAGTACTCAGGAAGCTGTACATGGGGCTTGCTTAATTTATTTGCACAAGAGCCCTGTGAGTAGGGGAGGCCAAGGGTTTTATTACAGATAAGCTGGGATTTGGACCCAGTAGACGCCCAACCTCTTACTGGTGTCTGGACCAGGTCTATTTTTACAAGACAAGAGCAGATACTGTATACTGGCAAATAAGAGTGGTAGTTATAGTGTGTCAACAGAGCAAACATCATCAGTCATCCAGTGATTATAGAAAGTCTTTACCTTCTGTTTAAAAAACTTTGAGAAGTTAAACATAATACGATTCTGGAGCCATATTATCGGGCATGGCATGGCTTGCCCGCCACTCCCACCCCAAAACCTTCCATCAGGCTACCTGTGTGATAATCAGGACTTCATTTTGCAGCCTGATCTTTCAAATGCCTTATTACAGAAGACTACAACTTAGTCAGCATTTCAAGGATTATATGAGCACAGAAATATGAAGTCTTATGCCTACAGCCAAACTCTCCTTactgtaacttttaaaaatgcacacactcCATAAGATTACACCTGAATGCTAGACTGGAAACATTCACAGTAATAGTGAATGAAGTTATATTTATCAAATTAATTGTCTCTGCATCAAGGAGAATGGTGTCTGTTCAGGGTATCATTGCTAAACAGCATCGCCAACAACTGAAGTCAACTTGTACAGAAATCATGAAGGTAGTAGCTATTGAGCTATGCCATTCCTTACAGGGTTGGCTCAACATTCAGTAACAGTCTTAGTCAACAGTAACATAATGTATATGAATATATGCAACTTTGCAATTCAAAGTTGCAGCAGAAAGCAAGAAATTGCAATAAAACCTTACTTATATCCCCATGCGCTTTATACCATTCATTTCCAGAGAAATGTTATTATGTAGTTCTGGTTGTAAAGGGGGATCTTTCAGCAAAATTTAAGCACTTTTATCTCCCTTTTATATATACAGTGGCAGAATTAAGCTCATAGTTAAAATATCtctaattgaaatcaatggaacttagaAATGCCTAGCTTTGGCTGATCTGGACTTAAAATGTCACTCAGCAACATGGTGATGGCTCTTTACTGATCTGCTTTAAGTActtagaggagagctgatcttgcggtagcaagcatgacctgtcctcttagctcagcagggtccgccctggctgcatatggagactttatgtgtgagcactgtaaaatattccccttaggggatggagccgctctgagaagagcatctaggttccaagttcccaagatagggctgaaagaaattcctgcctgcaaccttggagaagccgctgccagtctgtgaagaaaatactgagctggatggacctatggtctgacccagtatatggcagcttcctatgtacttgcaAATGAAGACACCATATAATTACCACTCATAGCAACAGTTCAGCACTGGTTCAATGAGGGAAGCACAGTCACCACCCTTCAGTTAGTAGCATGTGTTTAATCCAACAGTTCTTTTCTTGTAACTGAAGAAGAAACTTGCTATGAAATCAGCCATGATCCACTGCGTCTAGCCCTACAAAAACCTGTCATAAGAAGCATTTTAAGATTAAGCCCACAACTGAACTCAAGCACCCACCCAAATGATAGAAACGTTCTATGGAGAGCCAAAACTACCACTTTGGTGTGTTAAAAGAGGCACTGAGTAGGAGTTGTGACACATCATCACTCACTAAGTTAGCAACCAATTAGTCAGTACTTCCCACAACACAACCATGTGAATTACTACCTGAGTGGTCATACTGGCTGTAAAGTGAGCAGGAGAACCAGCTGCCAATGGACCCCTTTCTTTACTCAAGGTCAGAGACATCCCTTTTCACTGGCAGAGGACTCCACCTCGATTTAGCAATGGAAGTAATGTGAACCACCAGAAACTGTGGAATGTTTACCTAATGGAGTGCTAATTCAGGTGAGTACTATTCAGCCTGGAACTTTATTTTGGGAATTTTCTTAAAATTATCTAAGTACAAAAGTCAAACGATAAGAAAACAAGCCAAAATGAGATTGATAAAATGATGAGAAGTCATCCACATGCACAAGAAAAACCATCAAAGCAGACTAGGAAAGGGGGATATAGATGGGGAAAGCATCTCTGAAAGGAATGATTTAATCCAATACTAACTTTATCATTGTAGATAAGACAAATAGAAGGGGACTCGGGGAGGAACAGTCTTAAGGACACTGAATGAGTCTGAATACTCATTAACCTGGGAAATAAGAGCCTTGTTGGTCAGTCAGAGATTAAATGTGCCAGATGCATAAACCCAACATGCCACattatttaaaacagactggaaaagaCATGGCTAGGATGTTGGTACTTTTGTAAAAATACAGAAAGAAGATCCATATTAAATATGCAACAAAGGATGAGTTATGTTTTGAGGAATTTTGTAATGAACACTTTCAGAAGGCGCCTGGAGTAAAGAGGTGGGAGATGCAGGATTATTGGCAACATTAGTAAAACAGACTATAAGAAGGGCAAACTTTTTGGGACTCTGCAGATATTTCAAAAAGTACTTTGAAATATGCTTTTTGGAAAAACAATGCAGCATGTAGTCTTGCCAATCGCAGCTAGCACAATTATCAAGAAAATGAGATTTCTGTGTCGTGATCTCCAAGACAGCTCAAATTATTCTGTAGCCTTACTAAGGTAGGGAAACTAAGAAACAGACTGCATTGGTGAGACTCCAATATATGTTTGATAAGGAAGAAGAACAGCGATTTCTCCAAATGTGAGTTTCTTTTCTGAGACATACAATTCCAGAACAAGAATGCACTAGAAAGGGGTTGACACATTAGGCATTTTCAGCACTGCTTAAAACGTAGTCGCTGCTCTAGTTCCACATAATGAGTTATACAAAAGGTATCATCTTATTTACTTTGCACCTCTCAGGTATCAAGCTTTTGAAGCACTGCTGGAAGGTCTCAACTATTGCTACACTTGCATTATTGACTGTATTTTTAATCCGCCACACATTTATATTGGAAAATTatgaaaatggcagcaaaaagggtGAGCAAGATTTGACAAACACCCCAAAAAAGGCAGCAAGCAAGGGAAAACTGGCAGTACTGATATCCCAGATACACAGTTTCTTCAGGGGAAAATTGATGGATTTTGAGTTGTTAAAAAATATCACTTCTTTTCTCATGCAAGTTAATGAAATGGGAGAAAGATGGTTTGACAAATGGGAGAAAGAAGACTGACAAACCAAGAGGAAATCTCACATTtccaaatcgggggggggggggggggacggacacaAAAACAGCAAGAgcaaaagagctggtcttgtggtagcaagcatgacttgtccccttagctaagcagggtctgccctggttgcatatgaatgggagacttgatatgtgagcactgtaacatattccccttaggggatggagccgctcagggaagagcagaaggttccctggcatctccaagataggactgagagatattcctgtctacaaccttgagcccctggtggtgcagtggtaaaactgccgccctgtaacccgAAGGTTAcaggttcgatcctgaccaggggctcaaggttgactcagccttccatccttccgaggtcggtaaaatgagtacccagaatgttgggggcaatatgctaaatcattgtaaaccgcttagagagctccggctatagagcggtatataaatgtaagtgctattgctattgctaagtgctacaatcttggagaagctgctgccagtctgtgtagacaatactgagctagatggccctgtggtctgactcagtatatggcagcttcctatgtccctaatacAGAATAGCTGGAAGATGATACTGATTAAATGCTGGCATTAGTATGGGACGATACAGTCAAAGGAATCTTTCCTGAAGTTTTACTTCTCTTTCCTCAAAGGAAAAGCTGAATTATTTCATGTTTGCAATGAGATGATTCAAACTGAAAAAGATCCTAATTCTCAAATCTATTGGGAAATAAGCTGAAGCTCTCGCAAACGTGGAAACAGGATATCATCCAACTGTATGTTTCAAATTTAGTTATGAAGCAGGTTTGCCCCAGTGCCTCTTTTTGAAGAATTCATATTAATTCTGCCATAGGCTCTTTCCACATACTACATAACAACTTATAAACTAACACTTTTCTGGGCATGTATTATTGTGCATGGACCTTTAGAATTTAAACTGAAAAGTTATCCCAAATCACAGGACATAATAAAACTGCATTAGGATAAACATCCAAACTATGctctaaaaggggggggggagtaaaaagAGCATCCATGTCCTTTTGACATATTTGTCTAGAAAGCAACCAGAACTCTCAAAGTCAACTGGAGGCAAAAGTTGATTTTCTGATCCcataaaataaaatccagcaGACTTTTCCAACCCAGCAGGTCATTTAAAACAATACTGAAAGCTGCTCTTTTCTGCTCCCACCCTGAGAACTAGAAAATATCCTAGAATGAAAAATGAAGAGAATAGTTTACACATAGTTTTGGAGAAAAAACATTATCCATGTTTCTAGGAGTTATTCACGGAAGTACAATGGATGAACcatcttttaaaacaacaacaacaaaaacacaaaattcAATCTGAGCCCTTTTCTGTATAGCACTAAAATAGCTATACCCTCCTCCCCCAGTACAGAGCAATCACAGCTGGAATGTGCACAATGAAAGATAAAACAATTTCTTTTGTCACTATGCATctgctataaaaataaaaagctgaaaTTCTATACAGTTTCAATAAATAAGCCTACTGATGCCCCAAATTTGTGCTGGCACAAGAAATAATGTGGAGCTCAAAAATCTAGGAAAAGAAGTAGTTTCTTAATactcaattttaaaaataaatatcagttTTTTGTGGCACACTATCTTCTGTTGTTGCATTTTAGCACTAGAGTACTCACTCACAATGGGCAAGTTATCACATATGTCAGAAACAGACAACTATTTCCTCATAGCAACGAATCATTTAGACTTCCCATTGTACTAAGAAATACACTCTGCCACATCTTATATGGTATATATAGTCTTTTCCTAAACATCTAGGATTTTGGCTTTGTCAAGCTATGAAACTCTATAAACATCTACAGCAGGAAAATAAACATCTCTCTGTAAACAAGGCTGATTTAGCCCTGTATTAGCTACAGCCCTCTCAAATTCTTGAGAAACATTTCACAAAAACATCCACTGGCAAACAGTAGGATTGTTATCTCTAAAAATACTAATGATCTACTTGAAAACACCTTGCAATTTGCTTAATACAAATGTACTGTACCAGACACTTAATATCTCAGAGAACCTACATCCTTAATTAGAAAGCAATAAATAAGCCTGCAGTCAAAAATACTGGAGTTCAACAATCCCTGGTAACCTTTGCAGAAAAATTATGCAGGTTGAGTTTAATCACCTCCCACTAGGAATTAGAAAAAACCAAGAATATCTAAACAAAGTCTTCAGCAAAGACAACTTCTGTCTACATtgtaagctccagtggaatctCAGAAGAGATCTTTGGACTTCCAGCAACAGATGAAAAAGGTTGAAAATGTGTTTGTGTCCGATCTGCAAACCTCTTCTTAATGTGTATGTTGCAAGGGGAAGGGAGCTAGAACAAGAAAAGTGATCACATTTTCAAgatgggttttttgttgttgttaaagattATCAGCTACAGAATGCAGCCTGGGGCTTCTTAAGATAGCTGGAAATGCCCAGAATAGCATCAACTGGTGCAgcataacgcccccccccccaatttcccctGGAAGTTTTTGCATTTGCTCAGTGCTCCTGAAAAACATCACCACGATCTGGTTATTAATCACTTCATTGTCACTTTCATCACCTGGGTAACGCAAACCAATTTCAATTAATTGGCAGCAAACCAATTAATTTCCGGAGATGCTTGAAATCAAGATTTTCTGTCAATGCTGACTgatgaatactttttaaaaattcctctcTAGAAAAGACTGCTTCACTGTTCAAAGTTCTTGTTGCATTCTGTCCCTTGAGGAGCAGAGATTATTGCTCCCTTTCGAAAGTACCCTACAACTCTTCTCTCTCCCGGCCATGAGAccagatttgtttctggttgCCGGATCTCTTTCTCCTGGCTTCCGATTAGGAGCTGGTGGTAAGAGGACGCAGGtttgtgtgtacgtgtgtgcgcacacacaggaGAGAAATCTCTTCTACGATCCTTTCCCAAGCTTTTCAGATGAACGAATGGCACGTTTAGGCGCCATAGCGCATGGAACTAAAAGGGCCGCTATCACAGCCGCCTCCAGGGCTTATATCAACCAGCCATCCTCTCCACTCCGTGCAAGGCGAAGTTGTGCGCACCTGTCTGTCTCTGCCCAAGATCGAGTGGCTTCAGCAGGCGCTGGCCTCCGGCTCCGGTGGTCCCTCCCTGCCTGAGGGCTGGCTAGATGCCGCCGAGGTTTGGGCAGGAGCTGCTGCCGCGGCGTTGATATGACACCCGCTGGAAAGGTGGCTCCGGACGCGGCCTTGCAGCTGGGTGACCTGGGCACgcagcaggctggcagtggcGGCCAGCTCGGCGTTCTGGCCTTTGAGCGCCTTGACTTTCTCCTCCAGGCGGGCGATGCGCTCCAGCTTGCGCCGGCGGCACTTGGAGGCTGCGATGCGGTTGCGCAGCCTCTTGCGCTCGGCTTTGAGGCGCTCCTGGCTCTCAGCATCCAGCGGGGACAAAgaggaaggcggcggcggcgactcACCGGACGAAGGcgcaggaggtggcggcggcacgACCACCACCGGCGCCTCCGGCACCGTCTGCGGCTCCTCCAGAGCCCTGCCCGTCGAGCCGGGCGCTGGGAGGCGAGCCACGGCTTGGGGAGAGAAGAAAGTGCCGCCAGCCGACGGGCTGGCCGGGCTAAAGCCGCCCAAGGTGGTGTAGACGGCGGGGGACTCCTGCCTGGACGGAGGACAGCACGGGCCCCCCGGGTGCTGGGTGGGAGAAAGGGGCGCCGGCGGCACCCCCAGCAGCTGGTTCTGCTTGTGCAAGTCGGCCAGAGCCTTCACAAAGCCATCGGCGAAGCCCTCCTGCTCCTGCGTCACTGCCAGCTGCTGGGCGGAGGGCTGCGGGGGTCGGTACAGGAAGGGCCCGCCAGTGGCTGCAGCCACCGAGGGCCCGCCGCCGGTGGGGCTGGCTGGCCCAGCGAGGCCCGGGCTGCCCGCTTGGATGAGCAGCTGCTCTAGGTCGGCGGCCGCCGGCAGCTTGAGCAAGGGCTGCAACCCGCCCGGGCCCACCTCTGGGCCGCCAACGCCGCCGGGCGCCTCCTGAATGAGGCGGTGCACGGTGCTGTTGGCCCCAGCGCGGGAGCGCAGCGAGGAGAAGGGCCCCGCCGGCGGCAAGGCGGCGCTGGGGGAGGCCGCCCCGACCAAATCTCGCGGTTGCTTCTTCCCGCCGAGGAGCAGCTTATGCTGTGGGTCCGCGCCGCTCTCCTCGGCTGGCTCCAGTCCCGTGGGTCCCGCtacgccgggcccgccgccgaaGCCCGGCAGCTGCACGAAGTCCGGGAGCAGCTCCAGCCCTTCCTCGCTGTAGAAAGGGGCCACCTCCATCTTCACAGCCACTCGGGCGCCCGGGCGCCCGCCACCGCTCATGCTGGGCGGGACAGCAGCCGGTCGAGAGTTGCTGTCGCCGCTGCCACTAactggggctggctggctggctggcaggcggggggggggggcgggggagaagcgcAACCTCGCCCGCGTCCACCGCTTCACCTGCTGCAAGGCTTGCACCGGTAGCGCCGGCTCCCCATCTCCGGCCCCAGGGCAGCCGCCCCGGGCTTGGCGCGCTCGACTTGTGGCATTTACGGGAAGAAAACTCTTTTCCCTTGCAGTGAGAGGAACTGATGTCAAATTGCCGCTCCGCCCTTCCtggctgcagccgccgccgccgcggccacaCTGCCCTCTAGGCTCCAGCGCACAGAAGCTGGCGGAGGGAGCGGCGCTGGGACTCGATCCCgctggtcccccccccctccgccccgctAGATTGCAAGAGGGACACAAACAAAGCAAAAGGAGAGGAGGCGCTCCGGTTTCCCGCAGGGGGTGCGGCGATTTATCTAGGGAGGCGTACTTCCCGCGCTCCCccgcaaatctctctctcttgtcaCGTGTCCCCACTCTGAGCTCGGTCGCCGTTCCCCTGGCCGTTAATTCACGCAGTTTCAAAGAAGCCTGGAGACAAGTGGCAAAGCACGTGCTTGTTGTTGTGTTACCAACCGAGAGGAAAACCTCGAAGAATGTACTGTACTTCGCCCAGGTGGGACGGTTGGAGCCGG
Above is a window of Hemicordylus capensis ecotype Gifberg chromosome 2, rHemCap1.1.pri, whole genome shotgun sequence DNA encoding:
- the LOC128344154 gene encoding transcription factor JunD-like yields the protein MSGGGRPGARVAVKMEVAPFYSEEGLELLPDFVQLPGFGGGPGVAGPTGLEPAEESGADPQHKLLLGGKKQPRDLVGAASPSAALPPAGPFSSLRSRAGANSTVHRLIQEAPGGVGGPEVGPGGLQPLLKLPAAADLEQLLIQAGSPGLAGPASPTGGGPSVAAATGGPFLYRPPQPSAQQLAVTQEQEGFADGFVKALADLHKQNQLLGVPPAPLSPTQHPGGPCCPPSRQESPAVYTTLGGFSPASPSAGGTFFSPQAVARLPAPGSTGRALEEPQTVPEAPVVVVPPPPPAPSSGESPPPPSSLSPLDAESQERLKAERKRLRNRIAASKCRRRKLERIARLEEKVKALKGQNAELAATASLLRAQVTQLQGRVRSHLSSGCHINAAAAAPAQTSAASSQPSGREGPPEPEASAC